The Sesamum indicum cultivar Zhongzhi No. 13 linkage group LG6, S_indicum_v1.0, whole genome shotgun sequence genome has a segment encoding these proteins:
- the LOC105165511 gene encoding ethylene receptor 1: MELCNCIEPPWPADELLMKYQYISDFFIALAYFSIPLELIYFVKKSAVFPYRWVLVQFGAFIVLCGATHLINLWTFTMHTRTVAVVMTSAKILTAVVSCATALMLVHIIPDLLSVKTRELFLKNKAAELDREMGLIRTQEETGRHVRMLTHEIRSTLDRHTILKTTLVELGRTLGLEECALWMPTRTGLELHLSYTLRHQNPVGFTVPIQLPVINQVFNTSHAVKISPNSPVARLRPAGKYMPGEVVAVRVPLLHLSNFQIHDWPELSTKRYALMVLMLPSDSARQWHVHELELVEVVADQVAVALSHAAILEESMRARDLLMEQNVALDLARREAETAVRARNDFLAVMNHEMRTPMHAIIALSSLLQETELTPEQRLMVETILKSSNILATLINDVLDLSRLEDGSLQLEIGTFSLHSLFREALNLIKPVASVKKLYVTLSLSPDLPEYAVGDEKRLMQVVLNVVGNAVKFTKEGGISISAFVAKSESLRDPRAPDFFPIPSDNHFYLRVEVKDTGSGVNPQDTPKLFMKFVQSQPLAAKNSSGSGLGLAICKRFVNLMEGHIRIESEGLGRGSTAIFIVKLGIPGRSNESKLSFIHKGPANQVKPNFSGLKVVVVDDNSVGRMVTRGLLVHLGCDVLAIASGDECIRVVTHEHKVVFLDVTMPGTDSFEVAVRIHEKFAKRPDRPIIVALTGNTDRTTRENCLRVGMAGVILKPVSVDKMRSVLSDLLEHGYLVESQ, from the exons ATGGAGCTTTGCAATTGTATTGAGCCACCATGGCCAGCTGATGAATTGTTGATGAAGTACCAGTATATTTCAGATTTCTTTATAGCATTGGCTTATTTCTCTATCCCTCTGGAGTTGATATACTTTGTTAAGAAATCTGCTGTATTCCCATATAGATGGGTTCTTGTGCAGTTTGGTGCATTTATTGTTCTTTGTGGAGCAACTCACCTGATTAATTTGTGGACATTTACCATGCATACAAGGACTGTGGCTGTTGTGATGACTTCTGCAAAAATTTTGACTGCTGTTGTGTCTTGTGCAACAGCACTTATGCTAGTACATATCATCCCTGATTTATTAAGTGTCAAGACAAGGGagctatttttgaaaaataaggcTGCAGAGCTAGATAGAGAAATGGGCTTGATTCGTACACAGGAAGAAACTGGTAGACATGTTAGAATGCTAACTCATGAAATCAGAAGCACTCTGGATAGACATACGATACTAAAGACTACACTTGTTGAGCTTGGTCGAACGTTGGGCTTGGAAGAGTGTGCATTATGGATGCCCACACGGACAGGATTAGAACTCCATCTTTCCTACACTCTTCGCCACCAAAACCCTGTTGGTTTTACTGTGCCCATACAACTTCCTGTGATCAACCAAGTTTTCAATACCAGTCATGCTGTAAAAATTTCTCCAAACTCTCCTGTTGCCCGACTTCGGCCTGCTGGGAAATACATGCCTGGGGAGGTGGTGGCTGTGCGTGTTCCACTCCTGCATCTATCCAATTTCCAGATACACGATTGGCCTGAACTATCAACTAAACGATACGCTTTGATGGTTTTGATGCTCCCTTCAGACAGTGCTAGGCAGTGGCATGTCCATGAGTTGGAGCTTGTGGAGGTGGTGGCGGATCAG GTTGCTGTTGCTCTTTCTCATGCTGCTATTCTGGAAGAGTCAATGAGGGCGAGGGATCTTCTTATGGAACAGAATGTTGCACTTGATTTAGCAAGAAGAGAAGCAGAGACAGCTGTTCGTGCCCGCAATGATTTCTTGGCTGTCATGAATCATGAAATGAGAACTCCTATGCATGCAATAATTGCTCTCTCATCCTTGTTACAAGAAACTGAGCTAACGCCTGAGCAACGTCTGATGGTTGAAACAATCCTCAAGAGCAGCAACATTTTGGCTACCCTTATCAATGATGTCCTTGATCTTTCAAGGCTTGAAGATGGTAGCCTTCAACTCGAGATAGGAACTTTTAGCCTACATTCACTCTTCAGGGAG GCCCTTAACTTGATAAAACCTGTTGCATCCGTGAAGAAGTTATATGTTACATTGAGTTTGTCTCCAGACTTGCCCGAGTATGCTGTTGGGGATGAAAAACGCCTAATGCAAGTAGTCTTGAATGTCGTCGGGAATGCTGTAAAGTTCACAAAAGAGGGTGGTATCTCAATATCCGCCTTTGTTGCAAAATCAGAATCTCTAAGAGATCCGCGAGCCCCCGATTTTTTCCCTATCCCAAGTGATAATCACTTCTATTTACGTGTAGAG GTGAAAGATACTGGTTCAGGAGTCAATCCTCAAGATACTCCTAAGCTATTCATGAAATTTGTGCAGAGCCAGCCACTTGCTGCCAAAAATTCTAGCGGTAGTGGGCTTGGTCTTGCAATTTGTAAGAG GTTTGTAAATCTCATGGAAGGCCACATTCGAATTGAAAGTGAAGGTCTTGGAAGGGGTTCTACTGCTATCTTTATTGTTAAACTCGGAATTCCCGGACGCTCGAATGAGTCTAAGCTTTCATTTATACACAAAGGTCCAGCAAACCAAGTGAAGCCAAATTTTTCTGGGCTCAAAGTCGTGGTGGTGGATGATAATAG TGTCGGTCGTATGGTAACGAGGGGTCTCCTCGTCCACCTAGGATGTGATGTATTAGCTATTGCTTCAGGAGACGAGTGCATTAGAGTTGTCACTCATGAGCACAAGGTAGTGTTCCTTGACGTGACCATGCCAGGCACCGATAGCTTTGAAGTTGCCGTCCGGATACatgaaaaatttgcaaaacGTCCAGACAGGCCTATCATTGTAGCGCTTACAGGAAACACTGATAGAACGACGAGAGAGAATTGCCTGAGGGTTGGCATGGCTGGAGTCATACTGAAGCCCGTCTCAGTAGATAAAATGAGAAGTGTTCTGTCTGATCTCTTAGAGCATGGATATCTGGTTGAGTCTCAGTAA